In Montipora foliosa isolate CH-2021 chromosome 13, ASM3666993v2, whole genome shotgun sequence, one DNA window encodes the following:
- the LOC137983425 gene encoding uncharacterized protein: protein MSEVSTQFMSWRELTDVLTARDLPLRPSCRKARLVAMAVVKAILSFYRSGEEKPVERYKTRVKVTEEHKLLSSFRKNVIEFLGINEQTQKFGLGSYELKLWRLVKSNGKTAENLGITTQQQLDLELPFLLGSEGESELNVHVVQSVIQWGKNPVVVIKQQDDHVKSVKKSKPQNAKDGSTKRKSRQDAKDDRLLIKKLKEDDVMAVRSDRQQSELRALNAELEKLKGSTAINEAKLKCGLCCKSYSVPLDRKTAGKVSFFKTTHFNECQKKRAGVKGVRTLENFFAKAAAQRLPEPISSILPVSNEDEQDQFDGADAIVSENESDDFDIGSPSATAFPADLEEGDCGEEKIECGSVESESDKSDVPTSNDEDDTEDLTADDLISCTVCVERAHPLAEKLNKLIKEGKIPEECLFYKYLNDTTSFAMIDSSKASDFHWDHEVCEFFETVKYLGGQRTRNFLRGPGFHGTGRGGKKQFTTFADFNLCGPSHNVSNRCKAGYTTDSGIIKPHLQSFHVFSSHPKADINYLVSSDQVQVIGVSLTMDGTTAPRCQLVFITIQSQYLDRTFYHNCLGWQKLYRPVIDA from the exons ATGTCGGAAGTGTCTACACAATTTATGTCGTGGCGCGAGTTGACAGACGTTTTGACAGCTCGCGACCTTCCTTTACGACCTTCATGCCGAAAGGCCAGACTGGTTGCGATGGCTGTAGTGAAAGCAATATTAAGTTTTTATCGCAGTGGGGAAGAAAAGCCTGTAGAACGATACAAGACCAGAGTAAAAGTCACGGAAGAACACAAATTACTTTCTTCATTCAGAAAAAATGTTATCGAGTTTCTTGGGATAAACGAGCAAACACAAAAATTCGGCTTGGGTTCCTATGAATTAAAATTATGGCGCCTGGTGAAAAGCAATGGCAAAACGGCGGAGAATTTGGGCATAACCACACAACAGCAGCTGGATCTGGAATTGCCTTTCTTGCTAGGCTCAGAGGGGGAAAGCGAGCTCAACG TTCATGTGGTACAGTCTGTCATTCAATGGGGGAAGAACCCTGTCGTGGTGATAAAACAACAAGATGACCATGTCAAGTCTGTCAAAAAAAGCAAACCTCAAAACGCAAAGGATGGATCAACTAAAAGGAAATCACGACAAGACGCAAAAGATGACAGACTTCTTATAAAGAAACTTAAAGAAGATGATGTAATGGCTGTCCGAAGCGATCGTCAACAGAGTGAGCTACGTGCGCTAAATGCAG AGCTTGAGAAACTTAAAGGTTCGACAGCCATCAACGAGGCAAAACTCAAATGCGGTCTTTGCTGCAAGTCGTACTCCGTCCCACTTGATAGAAAGACGGCAGGAAAAGtatcatttttcaaaacaa cccacttcAATGAATGTCAAAAAAAGAGAGCCGGAGTAAAGGGAGTTAGGACGTTAGAGAACTTCTTTGCCAAAGCAGCTGCACAACGTTTACCTGAACCTATAAGCTCTATTCTGCCCGTATCGAATGAAGATGAACAGGATCAATTTGACGGCGCGGACGCAATTGTTTCTGAGAA TGAAAGCGATGACTTTGATATCGGTAGTCCATCAGCTACGGCATTCCCAGCTGACTTGGAAGAAGGAGACTGCGGTGAAGAAAAAATAGAATGCGGGTCTGTTGAGTCCGAAAGCGACAAAAGCGACGTCCCTACCTCGAATGACGAAGACGACACGGAGGATCTTACAGCTGATGATCTGATATCCTGCACTGT ATGCGTAGAGAGAGCTCATCcattggccgagaaactaaATAAACTAATCAAAGAAGGAAAGATTCCCGAGGAATGCCTGTTTTACAAGTATCTTAATGACACGACATCATTTGCCATGATTGACTCAAGCAAAGCGTCAGATTTCCATTGGGATCATGAAGTCTGTGAGTTTTTTGAAACTGTTAAGTACCTAGGTGGTCAAAGAACGAGGAATTTTCTTCGAGGCCCAGGATTTCATGGAACTGGACGTGggggaaaaaaacagtttacgACCTTTGCAGATTTCAATCTCTGTGGTCCATCCCATAATGTTTCCAATCGCTGTAAGGCAGGCTATACAACAGATAGTGGGATAATTAAGCCCCATTTGCAATCTTTTCATGTGTTTTCTAGCCATCCAAAAGCTGACATTAATTACTTAGTGAGCAGTGATCAAGTACAAGTTATAGGTGTCTCACTTACTATGGACGGGACAACAGCTCCACGATGCCAGTTGGTGTTCATTACCATCCAAAGTCAGTATCTGGACAGGACATTCTATCACAACTGCTTGGGATGGCAAAAACTGTACAGGCCTGTGATCGATGCTTGA